GATGCCTATGGAGGCGAGGGCGAGGCGCTCCAGGTAGTGACCCCAGCCGATGGCGTGCTGCTCGCGGGCTTCAGCCGCGGCGAGGCCGTAGTGTCGCAGTCGGACGATGGTGCCGTCGCCGTCGGGGGTGAGGGTGATTTCGACGGTGGTGGAGCCTGGCGGTATGGGATGGCCACCACCTTCCCAGCCCCAGGTGAAAACGACTTTCTTATTGGGAACGATTTCCACATACTCGCCCAGGGCGATGTCGCGGCCAGTGACGTTTACTCGATAGACGCCGCCTGGCTTAGGGTCCAGGGTGGCTTCGACGCCTTTCCATTTGACCATCTTCTTGGGGTCGGTTAAGAAGGGGAAAACGGTCTCCGGCCTGGCGCCGACGCGGACGGTTTTTCGACGACATCAGTCTTGCGACGCAGGAGTTTACGCAAAGCCATGGCTATGATCTAGACCTCCGTTCTTCGGCTTCAGCTTCACGAGCGAGGGACAAAAGATTAGCATCCCAGAAGTCGCTGAGGAAGGCCTTAAGCTCCTCCAGCCCCTGGGGATTTGAACGGTAGAAACGGCGTGTGCCGTGCCTTCGGACCTGGAGGAGGTCGGCGGCGACGAGGACGGCGAGGTGTTGGGAGATGGCGGGGCGGGTGACATTGAACTGAGCGGCGATCTCGCCGGCGGCCCACTCTCGGTCCAGTGCTAGCTTGAGGATTTGGCGGCGGCGGGGTTCCGCGATGGCTTTAAGCTTTTCGTCCAGCACGGCTGGAATATAGCATTGCGGTATGTAAGAGTCAACTAACATAAGAGATGCTTGACAAAAGGGCGCGATTATTGTAAAAAAGTGAACGTTCCTTCGTCAAACATTTCACAAGGAAAATAGGTAAGTTGCCTAAAATAGGGGAGGAACACCTAGAGGCGCGGCGCCGTCAGATTTTGGACGCCGCCTTTGTGTGCTTTGCCGGACAAGGCTTTCACAAGACCACCATGCAGGACATCTGCAGCGGCGCCCAGTTAAGCCCCGGGGCGGTGTACCGCTACTTCCGAAGCAAGGAAGAGATTATCGCGGCCATTTGCGGGGAGTGCCAGGAGCGGAACAACGAGCTGGCGTCGCGGGCCGAGTCGGTAGAGGATACGCTGGC
This window of the SAR202 cluster bacterium genome carries:
- a CDS encoding winged helix-turn-helix transcriptional regulator → MLVDSYIPQCYIPAVLDEKLKAIAEPRRRQILKLALDREWAAGEIAAQFNVTRPAISQHLAVLVAADLLQVRRHGTRRFYRSNPQGLEELKAFLSDFWDANLLSLAREAEAEERRSRS